One Tunturibacter gelidoferens genomic region harbors:
- a CDS encoding WD40/YVTN/BNR-like repeat-containing protein — MAHRHTSRVARSGRSLFLMLALPLTGTGQTSPPQTPAPNHAVVTNSSPANSGSDTDSCFVHRVTSLPGSHRFASDFIEAIASDPDPDASDPDVIWGLTADLSSEVPSQDRAMYISKSTNGGATWTQIARVDSRYFDARIGEGLRNGFIVSPGGTYFVITTQRGAFQVFPQPNKSDSLVKPIVGPRVPDSPPKTPITKKAGDPIRANVVELTADGNHLIIGYGYFDREPQLFRYHKDKDESWIEEGPILHLPTKMDLLSAQFDDSKKLDPGFLYVGTGDQVYLLNLHSMKWSRIEGVGPDSAIHGMSVVGGLHLAACWGVYNPSGPGTVRRVTNARFLLHRTTDETGSNVRAYSIEVDPSKPNREVVTSLTGVYTSQDSGESWRRLNDLPEEEFRSAHFNSDGTILVSGIAGTFLANPFSDACSPHLKIRQ, encoded by the coding sequence ATGGCACACAGACACACAAGTCGCGTCGCCCGCAGCGGGAGAAGTCTATTCCTGATGCTGGCGCTTCCCTTGACGGGGACGGGACAGACTTCACCACCTCAAACTCCCGCACCGAACCACGCTGTCGTCACCAACTCGTCGCCGGCCAATTCAGGAAGTGACACAGACAGCTGTTTCGTTCATCGAGTAACCAGCCTTCCAGGAAGTCATCGGTTCGCAAGTGATTTTATCGAAGCCATAGCCAGCGACCCCGATCCTGACGCCAGCGATCCCGACGTAATTTGGGGTCTTACTGCAGACCTCAGCAGTGAGGTCCCGTCCCAGGATCGAGCCATGTACATCTCGAAATCTACCAATGGCGGCGCGACATGGACTCAGATCGCACGAGTGGATTCCAGATACTTCGATGCGCGCATCGGTGAAGGGCTGCGTAACGGATTTATTGTGTCTCCTGGTGGAACCTACTTTGTGATCACAACGCAACGGGGAGCCTTTCAGGTATTTCCTCAACCAAATAAATCGGATAGCTTGGTGAAACCTATTGTCGGTCCTCGCGTTCCTGATTCACCTCCCAAGACGCCCATTACGAAAAAAGCAGGTGATCCCATCAGGGCAAATGTGGTCGAACTAACGGCCGACGGAAATCATCTCATTATCGGTTATGGCTACTTTGACCGCGAGCCTCAGCTCTTCCGCTACCACAAAGATAAAGATGAATCATGGATCGAAGAAGGGCCCATCCTTCATCTTCCAACCAAGATGGATCTTCTCTCCGCCCAGTTTGATGATTCAAAAAAACTGGATCCAGGCTTCCTCTATGTGGGAACCGGCGATCAGGTCTATCTTCTCAACCTCCACTCCATGAAATGGAGCCGCATCGAGGGAGTGGGCCCTGACTCTGCGATCCATGGAATGAGTGTCGTGGGCGGTCTTCATTTAGCTGCATGCTGGGGTGTCTATAACCCTTCAGGTCCGGGCACCGTAAGGAGAGTCACCAATGCAAGATTTCTACTGCACAGAACCACAGATGAAACAGGTTCCAACGTTCGGGCCTACAGCATAGAGGTCGACCCGTCCAAACCAAACCGAGAGGTCGTGACCTCGCTCACAGGCGTCTACACCAGTCAGGACAGTGGTGAAAGCTGGAGGAGGCTCAACGATCTCCCAGAAGAGGAGTTCCGCTCCGCACACTTCAACTCCGACGGAACCATTCTTGTCTCTGGAATAGCGGGTACGTTCCTGGCTAATCCATTCTCAGACGCTTGCTCGCCCCATCTGAAGATCCGCCAGTAG
- a CDS encoding tetratricopeptide repeat protein, whose protein sequence is MVRTTSNPLLVSVKLVRALLLAIGVTLLVGYAASAEGIDITQLKADAQKGYASRQIELAAAYFTGNGVTQDAKQAAYWYQKAAEAGDPEAENEIGFFYQAGIGVPVDQARALHWYQLAAASGLTRAKVNLGVVYVWGLGVAKDEELAMQFFREAASRGDGAAASYLGDLYYFGIGVKQDKAAAETWYKTGAQFHDPVAAYNLGTLFSVDADHPHDLRKAEAFLRSSAADGYIPAIHSVGLLLVNHPDLATSPQEGPSLLETAASAGYWKSSVVLGALARDGKGVPADSKAAYLHFRTAVLQGGELAMSLVKYDLATLAKRLGTQLVGALDSDANTWYRLHRTPLLFVNKDSDKRQRFPASALAVSTAGLHAGQLLYVPAS, encoded by the coding sequence ATGGTTCGAACAACTAGCAACCCTCTCTTGGTCTCCGTAAAACTCGTAAGAGCCCTGTTACTCGCTATCGGTGTAACCCTGCTTGTAGGCTACGCGGCTTCAGCAGAGGGAATAGATATCACTCAGCTAAAGGCAGATGCTCAAAAGGGCTACGCTTCTCGACAAATTGAACTGGCCGCGGCTTACTTCACAGGCAACGGAGTAACGCAGGATGCGAAGCAGGCCGCGTACTGGTACCAAAAAGCCGCTGAAGCCGGAGATCCTGAGGCGGAAAATGAGATCGGCTTCTTCTATCAGGCTGGCATAGGTGTTCCGGTCGATCAAGCACGTGCCTTGCACTGGTACCAACTCGCCGCCGCCTCTGGCCTCACCAGAGCCAAAGTGAACCTTGGCGTAGTGTACGTATGGGGACTCGGTGTGGCTAAAGATGAGGAGCTGGCCATGCAGTTCTTTCGCGAAGCGGCCAGCAGGGGAGACGGAGCAGCCGCCAGTTATCTGGGCGACCTCTATTACTTTGGGATCGGTGTGAAGCAGGATAAAGCAGCCGCCGAAACCTGGTACAAAACCGGCGCGCAGTTCCATGATCCTGTCGCCGCCTACAATCTCGGCACACTCTTCTCGGTGGATGCCGACCATCCCCACGATCTTCGCAAAGCCGAGGCTTTTTTGCGCTCATCTGCCGCCGATGGGTACATTCCGGCCATTCACTCGGTGGGCCTGCTCCTGGTCAACCATCCTGATCTAGCAACGTCTCCACAGGAGGGACCATCCCTCCTGGAAACCGCAGCGAGCGCAGGTTACTGGAAATCTTCCGTAGTGCTCGGAGCCCTTGCACGCGACGGCAAAGGTGTTCCCGCAGACAGCAAAGCTGCCTACCTTCACTTCCGTACGGCCGTTCTCCAAGGTGGAGAGTTGGCGATGAGCCTGGTCAAATACGACCTGGCGACGCTGGCAAAAAGGCTGGGGACTCAGCTGGTCGGAGCGCTCGACTCGGATGCAAATACCTGGTACAGGCTGCACCGCACCCCTCTTCTCTTCGTCAATAAAGACAGTGACAAGCGGCAACGCTTTCCCGCATCAGCACTTGCAGTCTCGACGGCTGGTCTTCACGCTGGTCAACTGCTCTACGTGCCCGCCTCGTGA
- a CDS encoding LytR/AlgR family response regulator transcription factor has product MMIHAILADDEVLARQKLRQLLRDEPEIKIVGEGASASETIDLVRATAPELLFLDIRMPGMDGFDIIGKLSVGSDSVVPRIIFTTAYDCYALRAFEIHAVDYLLKPFTSERLHSAVQRAREEIYTSKENAGRSNGRTQYPPAYTTRIVFKSHGRILFLPVSDIRWIRAEENYARICTGTEKHLLRETMSHLEEKLDPQMFLRVHRSAIVNLQYLKEVRTEPSGEFTVVLVDGQKIAMSRSFHARISEWMARS; this is encoded by the coding sequence ATGATGATCCACGCTATCTTGGCGGACGATGAAGTCTTAGCGAGACAGAAGCTGCGCCAGTTGCTTCGCGACGAGCCTGAGATCAAAATTGTTGGTGAAGGAGCGTCAGCTTCCGAAACGATCGACCTAGTGCGTGCTACTGCACCGGAGTTACTTTTTCTCGATATTCGAATGCCAGGCATGGACGGCTTCGATATCATCGGCAAACTCTCTGTCGGTAGCGACTCCGTTGTGCCCCGCATCATCTTCACCACCGCATACGACTGCTACGCATTGCGCGCGTTCGAGATACACGCAGTCGACTATCTGCTAAAGCCCTTCACCTCCGAGCGTTTGCATTCGGCAGTGCAACGCGCCCGTGAAGAGATTTACACCTCAAAGGAAAATGCCGGGCGAAGCAATGGCCGCACCCAGTATCCTCCCGCTTACACGACACGCATCGTCTTCAAATCTCACGGCCGTATTTTGTTTCTTCCTGTCTCGGATATCCGTTGGATCAGAGCGGAAGAGAACTATGCGCGCATCTGCACCGGAACCGAAAAGCACCTGCTGCGCGAGACCATGAGCCATCTGGAAGAGAAGCTTGACCCGCAAATGTTCCTTCGTGTGCATCGTTCCGCGATCGTCAATTTGCAGTATCTAAAGGAAGTGCGGACTGAACCCAGTGGAGAGTTTACGGTCGTGCTGGTGGACGGTCAAAAAATTGCGATGAGCCGCAGCTTTCACGCTCGCATCAGCGAATGGATGGCTCGTAGCTGA
- a CDS encoding sensor histidine kinase, whose amino-acid sequence MHPVIFVGASVLLGTLFALQEWMTMRLWSYRIGIGILFAAWWVQYFLWGVICWLLWRWCGPRIQRVKTSCIVTHVLPLSIVTSVVEEMIWVACFPQLPLNRPHMTYWHRLAFHLDAEFVDNMVIFWGAFTLFRGVGYYHKFREKEAAAAQLSVQLAQAQIAALRMQLNPHFLFNTMNSISSLMRTDIAAADTMLEQLGSLLRITLERGAVQFIRLNDEMEFVEMYLAMQERRFTGRVHQQLWVHPELHDALVPAMILQPLIENAYTHGLSRLDSNGLLHIEASRKESRLKLSVLNNGAGLNSNPSKPSDGQGVGLANIKSRLQLHYGDQHTFCIREVARDQVEVTITLPLQFSASPTETLTRFGA is encoded by the coding sequence ATGCATCCGGTAATCTTTGTGGGCGCGTCGGTCCTGCTGGGCACCCTGTTCGCCCTGCAGGAGTGGATGACTATGCGCCTATGGAGCTACCGTATCGGCATAGGCATCCTTTTTGCAGCATGGTGGGTGCAATATTTTTTGTGGGGTGTCATCTGCTGGTTGCTGTGGAGATGGTGTGGGCCCCGGATTCAACGGGTAAAAACATCCTGTATTGTCACGCATGTGCTTCCGCTCAGCATAGTTACCAGTGTTGTGGAAGAGATGATCTGGGTCGCTTGCTTCCCGCAACTCCCGCTCAACCGCCCGCACATGACTTATTGGCACAGGCTGGCGTTTCATTTAGACGCAGAGTTTGTCGACAACATGGTCATCTTCTGGGGTGCATTCACCCTCTTTCGCGGCGTAGGCTACTACCATAAATTCCGTGAGAAAGAGGCTGCGGCCGCTCAATTGTCGGTGCAACTGGCTCAGGCCCAGATAGCCGCTCTCCGCATGCAGTTGAATCCGCATTTCCTCTTCAACACCATGAACAGCATCTCCAGCCTCATGCGGACCGACATCGCTGCCGCCGACACAATGTTGGAACAACTCGGCAGCCTCTTGCGTATCACCCTCGAGCGCGGCGCAGTGCAGTTCATTCGTCTCAATGACGAAATGGAGTTTGTGGAGATGTATCTCGCAATGCAGGAGCGCAGATTCACAGGCCGTGTCCACCAGCAACTATGGGTACATCCGGAGTTGCATGATGCTCTTGTGCCTGCAATGATTCTCCAACCGCTCATCGAAAACGCCTACACTCATGGCCTTTCCAGGCTCGACAGCAATGGCCTGCTTCACATCGAGGCATCAAGAAAAGAATCGCGCCTGAAGCTGAGTGTTCTCAATAACGGTGCAGGCTTGAATTCGAATCCCTCCAAACCCTCTGACGGTCAAGGCGTCGGGCTGGCCAACATTAAGAGCCGCCTGCAGCTGCACTATGGAGATCAACATACATTTTGTATACGCGAGGTCGCACGGGATCAGGTCGAGGTAACTATAACGCTCCCACTACAGTTCTCTGCTAGTCCTACAGAGACGCTGACAAGGTTTGGTGCATGA
- a CDS encoding efflux RND transporter periplasmic adaptor subunit, with protein MFIHKRICLVFPLVCCLSAFSQSLAHVEMVKVESRPSARTVPLTAELAPFLQTDIEARAPGYVEKVLVDRGSQVHKGQLLVQLSAPEINSQTAASEANLHQAEAEAAQAEAQEAAAESTSAKLQEAAKTPGAVAGNELLQAQKQRDAAQALVDSRRAAVRTAKERLQASQAMESYLRVIAPFDGMITDRFVNPGMLIDGGHTPMFRLQQVAHLRLIVPVPETYTGSIVKGTSAVFHVPAHPGKSYSAKVARIPNALDQQSRAMMVELDVYNKDGGLAPGMYPTVDWPVGGIGENLLLVPATSVVTTTERTFVIASVNGRAHWIDVRKGPPIGDNVPVRGQIFAGQSIVKRASDEIREGAPLS; from the coding sequence ATGTTCATCCATAAACGCATCTGCCTTGTCTTCCCTTTGGTGTGCTGCCTCTCCGCCTTCTCTCAGAGTCTTGCGCACGTGGAGATGGTAAAGGTCGAGAGCCGTCCATCCGCTCGAACGGTGCCTCTGACGGCGGAGCTCGCTCCATTCCTGCAGACTGATATTGAAGCCCGCGCTCCTGGATATGTGGAGAAAGTACTAGTTGATCGGGGCAGCCAGGTCCACAAGGGGCAGCTATTGGTTCAGCTCTCCGCGCCAGAAATCAATTCGCAGACGGCAGCTTCAGAAGCAAACCTCCATCAGGCGGAAGCCGAAGCTGCGCAGGCCGAAGCTCAAGAAGCCGCAGCCGAAAGCACCTCGGCGAAGCTGCAAGAGGCTGCTAAGACTCCCGGTGCCGTAGCGGGCAATGAACTGTTGCAGGCCCAAAAGCAGCGGGATGCGGCGCAGGCATTAGTCGATAGCCGAAGGGCCGCGGTTCGGACCGCAAAAGAACGTCTCCAGGCGAGCCAAGCAATGGAGTCGTATCTTCGAGTGATCGCTCCGTTCGATGGAATGATTACCGACCGATTCGTGAATCCTGGAATGCTGATTGATGGCGGTCATACTCCGATGTTCAGACTCCAGCAGGTTGCGCATCTGAGATTGATTGTGCCCGTTCCGGAGACCTATACCGGCTCGATCGTCAAGGGAACATCGGCGGTCTTCCATGTTCCGGCACATCCTGGAAAAAGTTATTCAGCGAAAGTTGCACGAATCCCAAATGCTCTCGATCAGCAGAGCCGGGCCATGATGGTTGAACTGGATGTGTACAACAAAGACGGAGGCCTGGCTCCTGGCATGTACCCAACCGTTGATTGGCCGGTAGGAGGTATTGGAGAGAATCTTCTCCTTGTTCCCGCGACTAGCGTCGTAACCACAACTGAGCGAACGTTCGTGATCGCGTCGGTTAATGGTCGAGCACACTGGATTGATGTGCGAAAGGGCCCGCCTATTGGGGACAATGTTCCCGTCCGAGGTCAAATCTTTGCTGGCCAATCGATCGTCAAAAGGGCTTCCGATGAGATTCGCGAAGGTGCGCCGCTCAGCTGA
- a CDS encoding TonB-dependent receptor, whose protein sequence is MFKRISVHASILFVLLFLSVSPALLTAQTDSGIVSGLAVDQSGALVSDATVTLTNTGTNAERTVTTNHSGEYTFPPVAAGIYTVRADAPGFQRFEARVEVTVGGHATVPIKFALSGAQQTVTVIDQGGTTVNTQTQEVSQIVSSVQVSELPSLTRNPYDFVSISGNISSGDKVAQSGATKTTGDQNDTTRGVGYSLNGQRSSGTEILLDGVENVDSYVTGPEVTVPIDAVQEYRITTSNFEPQYGRASGGVVSVVTKSGTNRFHGGAWEFNRLAAYTANTVQNAQSGVPKGGYTRNQFGYDVGGPILKDRLFFFQSTEWVRVRSAGNQISLVPTPQFLAASNSATQAFFTQYGSPAPAFTQTLSKDDVVASGVTPTAGGPFDLLSGSTPVFGIAPFTSPTNAGGGSPQNTYYLIGRVDFNATPRTQMYGRYVFYNELDETGAMFSTPYSQYNVGSSERDNAALFGLTHEFSGSLVSSTKLSFTRHTLSQPFDTSQQHTPTLFLYNNATIGGNLVQFPGFYSQFEGTGGLPSGGPQNTVQISQDIDWTKGQHSFKAGTQLLYIQNNITYGAYAQAVEGIGTSAPTGLDNFLNGTLSIFEGAVDPQGALPCVRDYATGDLVQTPQCQITLPASQPNFARSDRFKDWAVYAQDAWKITPRFTLNYGVRYEYYGIQHNNKQDLDANFYYGPGATLQEQIRSGQVFTAPNSPIGKLWNPQYGTVGPRIGFAYDINGDGKTSLRGGYGIAYERNFGNVTFNVIQNPPNYAVVQITTPSPITTNNAGPIGGSSGTVPLPPTSLRNVDENIRTAATQFYSLTVERQLANNVVASVAYVGSRGTHLYDVKGYNMLGAGNVYLGDLVQDASGNFIYSRLNNQYGSINNRGSEGDSYYNGLNLGFQMTDLERTGLIITANYTVAHSTDNLSSTFSESNSSVNGIGNLGYLDPFNPGLDHGASDFDIRQRFVLAPIYRTQWFKNNHSFAGRLLGGYEVTGIYTVRTGTPFTVSDSSNSLNRSAGVGIPRYTPGTTISNYSFTKAKDKNGSGANLYDLVSLPAAVSYGNPALGGISDFGPYPFAMTHRNAFSGPGAWNFDLAASKSLLIREGIEIELRAEGFDIFNHHNLYITESNNDVANYGYDGATIPIQAKKGGVNGGANDERRFGQFALKVKF, encoded by the coding sequence ATGTTCAAACGCATCTCGGTTCACGCGTCGATTCTTTTCGTCCTGCTTTTCCTGTCTGTTTCTCCAGCTCTGCTAACAGCGCAGACCGATTCCGGCATCGTGTCGGGACTAGCGGTCGATCAAAGTGGGGCTCTCGTCTCCGATGCTACGGTAACGCTCACCAATACGGGGACAAACGCTGAACGGACGGTGACTACGAATCATAGTGGCGAGTACACGTTTCCTCCTGTGGCTGCCGGCATTTATACGGTCAGGGCGGACGCTCCAGGCTTTCAGCGGTTTGAGGCGCGGGTCGAAGTCACTGTTGGTGGGCACGCGACGGTTCCGATAAAGTTCGCTCTCAGTGGTGCGCAACAGACAGTGACCGTGATTGATCAGGGCGGGACGACCGTCAATACGCAGACTCAGGAAGTGTCGCAGATCGTGAGCAGTGTCCAGGTCTCGGAGCTGCCCAGCCTTACTCGCAATCCCTACGATTTTGTCTCGATCTCCGGCAATATCAGCTCTGGAGACAAAGTAGCGCAGAGTGGCGCGACAAAGACCACCGGCGATCAGAATGACACGACGCGTGGCGTTGGATATTCGCTCAACGGCCAACGGTCCAGTGGCACAGAGATCCTGTTGGATGGGGTTGAGAATGTTGACTCCTACGTGACCGGCCCCGAGGTCACGGTGCCGATCGATGCGGTGCAGGAGTATCGCATTACGACCAGCAACTTTGAGCCACAGTACGGTCGCGCGTCAGGCGGTGTCGTCAGCGTCGTTACCAAATCGGGGACCAATCGATTTCATGGGGGCGCCTGGGAGTTCAATCGCTTGGCGGCCTATACTGCCAATACTGTTCAGAATGCGCAGAGTGGGGTGCCGAAGGGCGGCTATACGCGCAACCAGTTTGGCTACGACGTCGGTGGACCAATCTTGAAAGATCGACTGTTCTTCTTCCAGAGTACTGAGTGGGTGAGGGTGCGTAGCGCGGGCAATCAGATCTCGTTGGTGCCGACGCCGCAGTTCTTGGCGGCCTCCAATTCGGCCACGCAGGCCTTCTTCACGCAATATGGTTCTCCGGCTCCGGCTTTTACCCAGACGTTGAGCAAGGACGACGTAGTGGCTTCGGGTGTGACTCCGACTGCTGGTGGGCCGTTTGATCTTTTGTCGGGAAGCACGCCGGTGTTCGGAATAGCTCCGTTCACTTCTCCTACCAACGCCGGAGGTGGCTCTCCGCAGAACACGTATTACTTGATTGGACGTGTGGATTTTAATGCAACCCCAAGAACTCAGATGTACGGGCGGTATGTCTTTTACAACGAGCTGGATGAGACTGGCGCCATGTTCAGTACGCCGTACTCGCAATATAACGTTGGGAGTTCCGAGCGGGATAACGCCGCTCTCTTCGGTCTGACGCACGAGTTTTCCGGTTCCCTGGTGTCCAGCACGAAGTTGAGCTTTACTCGTCACACGCTAAGTCAACCGTTCGATACGTCGCAGCAGCACACCCCTACCTTATTTCTTTATAACAATGCGACGATTGGAGGAAATCTGGTTCAGTTTCCTGGCTTCTACAGTCAGTTTGAAGGAACAGGAGGACTTCCATCCGGAGGACCACAGAATACTGTCCAGATAAGCCAGGACATCGACTGGACGAAGGGTCAACACTCCTTCAAGGCCGGTACTCAATTGCTTTATATCCAGAACAACATCACCTATGGCGCCTATGCGCAGGCAGTTGAGGGGATCGGTACAAGTGCTCCAACGGGACTGGATAACTTTTTGAACGGCACGCTCTCGATCTTTGAGGGCGCCGTTGACCCACAAGGAGCGCTGCCTTGTGTACGGGACTACGCGACTGGCGATCTGGTCCAGACGCCGCAATGCCAGATCACTCTACCCGCGTCGCAACCGAACTTTGCCCGTAGCGACCGGTTCAAGGACTGGGCGGTGTACGCGCAGGATGCATGGAAGATCACACCGCGCTTCACGCTCAACTATGGTGTGCGCTACGAATACTACGGGATTCAGCACAACAATAAGCAGGACCTCGATGCCAACTTCTACTACGGCCCTGGTGCTACGCTTCAAGAACAGATTCGTAGTGGCCAGGTGTTCACGGCTCCTAATAGTCCGATCGGTAAATTGTGGAATCCGCAGTACGGCACTGTGGGACCTCGTATCGGCTTTGCTTACGACATCAACGGTGATGGCAAGACAAGTCTGCGTGGCGGATATGGAATAGCTTACGAGAGGAACTTTGGAAATGTGACGTTCAATGTCATCCAGAATCCTCCCAACTACGCCGTGGTCCAGATCACGACACCCTCGCCTATAACGACGAACAACGCTGGTCCCATTGGCGGCTCCAGCGGAACGGTCCCGCTTCCGCCAACCAGCTTGAGAAATGTAGATGAAAACATTCGTACGGCGGCAACGCAGTTTTATAGCCTGACGGTTGAGAGGCAGCTCGCGAATAACGTCGTTGCATCCGTCGCTTATGTCGGTTCGCGGGGGACACATCTTTACGACGTGAAGGGCTACAACATGCTTGGCGCCGGGAACGTCTATCTCGGCGACCTTGTTCAGGACGCTAGCGGCAACTTCATCTACTCGCGGCTTAATAATCAGTATGGGTCGATCAATAATCGTGGGAGTGAGGGAGATTCTTACTACAACGGCTTGAACCTTGGTTTTCAGATGACAGATCTCGAACGCACGGGGCTCATTATCACGGCCAACTATACAGTCGCGCATTCGACTGACAATCTGAGCTCGACGTTTTCAGAGAGCAATAGCTCGGTGAATGGCATTGGGAATCTTGGTTATCTCGATCCCTTCAATCCTGGACTGGACCATGGGGCATCTGACTTTGACATCCGTCAGCGATTCGTTTTGGCGCCGATTTACAGAACCCAGTGGTTTAAAAATAATCACTCCTTCGCCGGGAGACTCCTGGGAGGATATGAGGTGACTGGTATTTACACTGTCCGCACTGGAACGCCATTCACGGTCTCAGATAGCAGTAACTCGCTGAACCGCAGCGCCGGGGTCGGCATACCTCGCTACACGCCGGGCACAACCATCTCGAACTACAGTTTCACAAAAGCGAAAGATAAGAATGGCTCCGGCGCGAACCTCTACGACCTGGTCTCTTTACCGGCAGCCGTAAGCTACGGAAATCCGGCTCTGGGTGGGATATCCGACTTCGGGCCATATCCCTTTGCAATGACTCATCGGAACGCGTTCTCCGGACCTGGCGCGTGGAACTTCGATCTTGCGGCAAGTAAAAGCCTTCTGATTAGAGAAGGTATTGAGATTGAATTGAGAGCAGAAGGCTTTGATATCTTCAACCACCATAACCTTTACATTACTGAGTCCAATAACGACGTTGCCAACTACGGCTATGATGGCGCAACCATCCCTATCCAGGCAAAGAAAGGTGGCGTCAATGGTGGTGCGAACGATGAGCGTCGCTTCGGTCAGTTTGCTCTGAAGGTTAAGTTCTGA